In Acidiphilium acidophilum, one genomic interval encodes:
- the uraD gene encoding 2-oxo-4-hydroxy-4-carboxy-5-ureidoimidazoline decarboxylase — translation MNAAQTEADALIDRLNRMNRADFIDTLADIYEHSPWVAEQAASLRPFETTEAMAATMQTIVHRASAETQMELLRAHPELGRGGNLTTHSNSEQRYAGFDRLTPDIAETLAALNRAYRAKFGFPFIVAVRGQKDSLAIIAQIERRLANDPDTEAATAIDEVGKIARFRLDRLSQPER, via the coding sequence ATGAACGCGGCGCAGACCGAAGCGGACGCGCTGATCGACCGGCTCAACCGCATGAACCGCGCCGATTTCATCGACACGCTTGCCGATATCTACGAGCATTCGCCCTGGGTCGCCGAACAGGCGGCCTCATTGCGCCCCTTCGAAACAACCGAGGCGATGGCCGCAACGATGCAGACCATCGTGCATCGCGCCAGCGCTGAGACGCAAATGGAGCTGCTGCGTGCGCACCCCGAACTCGGCCGGGGCGGCAACCTCACCACCCACTCCAACAGCGAACAGCGTTACGCAGGGTTCGACCGGCTGACCCCCGACATCGCGGAGACTCTCGCCGCACTCAACCGCGCCTACCGGGCGAAATTCGGCTTTCCCTTCATCGTCGCGGTGCGCGGTCAGAAAGATTCGCTCGCGATCATCGCCCAGATCGAACGCCGCCTCGCGAACGACCCGGATACCGAAGCCGCAACCGCGATCGATGAAGTCGGCAAAATCGCGCGCTTCCGGCTGGACCGGCTGAGCCAACCGGAGCGCTGA
- a CDS encoding urate hydroxylase PuuD: MLTYLTGWAMALLIWLHVIAAIAWIGESFYFVMLDNSLHPPHEDESKRRGVFGEMWSVHGGGFYHAQKYLVSPPKMPDDLHWSKWKSYATWLSGFSLLTVMYLLQPGTYLIDPSIAHLTPLAAAGAVIAFLAVGWIVYDAACRLLGGNDLVLGVVIAIFVAIACYVSTHLFAPQPAFLIVGAMLGTIMTANVFFMIIPGQRKMVEALARGETPDPLPGKRGKQRSVHNTYFTLPVVFAMLSSHFGMLYAGSASWINLWLAMIAGALIRQYFVLRHTGRQDWKLPAVAAGLFLVVIILVAPAGITRPARAADGPVVKTAAIMPIIEERCSKCHSAHPTLMASAPAGLMFDTPAEVHQHAGLIYQQAVQAKSMPPGNITHITGAERARIAAWYRSGAQ, encoded by the coding sequence ATGCTGACATATCTGACCGGCTGGGCGATGGCCCTGCTGATCTGGCTCCATGTGATCGCCGCGATCGCGTGGATCGGCGAATCGTTCTATTTCGTCATGCTCGACAACAGCCTGCACCCGCCTCACGAAGACGAGTCGAAGCGCCGCGGCGTGTTCGGCGAGATGTGGTCGGTCCATGGCGGCGGGTTCTATCACGCGCAGAAATACCTGGTCTCGCCACCGAAAATGCCGGACGATCTGCACTGGTCGAAATGGAAATCCTACGCCACCTGGCTCTCGGGTTTCTCGCTGCTGACCGTGATGTATCTGCTCCAGCCGGGCACCTACCTGATCGATCCCTCGATCGCGCATCTGACTCCGCTCGCCGCAGCCGGCGCGGTGATCGCCTTCCTCGCGGTGGGCTGGATCGTCTATGACGCGGCATGCCGCCTGCTGGGCGGGAACGATCTGGTCCTCGGCGTGGTGATCGCGATTTTCGTTGCCATCGCCTGCTATGTTTCGACCCATCTGTTCGCACCGCAACCGGCCTTCCTGATCGTGGGCGCGATGCTCGGCACCATCATGACCGCCAACGTGTTCTTCATGATCATCCCCGGCCAGCGCAAGATGGTCGAAGCCCTCGCGCGCGGCGAAACCCCGGACCCGCTGCCCGGCAAGCGCGGCAAGCAACGCTCGGTACACAACACCTATTTCACCCTGCCGGTCGTCTTCGCGATGCTCAGCAGCCATTTCGGCATGCTCTATGCGGGGTCGGCCAGCTGGATCAATCTCTGGCTCGCGATGATCGCGGGCGCGCTGATCCGCCAGTATTTCGTCCTGCGCCACACCGGCAGGCAGGATTGGAAACTGCCTGCGGTCGCGGCGGGTCTGTTCCTCGTCGTCATCATCCTGGTCGCCCCGGCGGGGATCACCCGCCCGGCGCGCGCCGCCGATGGCCCGGTGGTCAAAACCGCTGCCATCATGCCGATCATCGAAGAGCGCTGCTCGAAATGCCATTCCGCTCACCCGACCCTGATGGCGAGCGCCCCCGCCGGTCTGATGTTCGACACTCCGGCGGAGGTGCACCAGCACGCCGGGCTGATCTATCAGCAGGCGGTCCAGGCCAAATCGATGCCGCCCGGCAACATCACCCATATCACCGGGGCCGAACGCGCCCGGATTGCGGCATGGTACCGGAGCGGCGCGCAATGA
- the uraH gene encoding hydroxyisourate hydrolase, whose protein sequence is MTGLTTHILDTAKGRPAPGITVRLYQAAAHQPLAEAVTDASGRALLVADDADILRAGIYELTFAVGPYFGINEAEPAFLDDIVLRFGIDPAQPHYHIPLLVSPWSYTTYRGS, encoded by the coding sequence ATGACCGGCCTGACCACCCATATTCTCGACACCGCCAAAGGCCGCCCCGCGCCGGGCATCACGGTGCGGCTGTACCAAGCCGCCGCGCACCAACCGCTCGCCGAAGCGGTGACCGATGCGAGCGGTCGCGCCCTGCTGGTGGCCGACGACGCGGACATCCTGCGTGCCGGTATTTACGAACTGACCTTCGCGGTGGGGCCGTATTTCGGAATCAACGAGGCCGAACCTGCGTTTCTCGACGACATCGTCCTGCGTTTCGGCATCGATCCGGCGCAGCCCCACTACCACATCCCGCTCCTGGTCTCGCCCTGGAGCTACACAACCTACCGCGGAAGCTGA
- the xdhC gene encoding xanthine dehydrogenase accessory protein XdhC: MSLAVPSGVCVEIRTVLGSAPREPGALMLVRADGIEGTIGGGQLEFVAIERARALLAVWHRHGTPRDDITETRALGPHLGQCCGGVVVLAYRPWFEAVLPPPHPRFHLQLHGAGHVGRALVRILAAIPCTIDWIDSRVDAFPPAQGDTVARIEPHITDDPVARVGRAPPRSLFLVMTHSHALDAAITGTALARGDAGYVGLIGSATKRARFEHRWRHQRLSDEAIGSLICPVGLPGIAGKQPEILAVAIAAQLLSHAPTPDSARNPSMPSTSHACSGCGPDLICPAHGH; encoded by the coding sequence GTGAGTCTGGCGGTGCCGTCAGGCGTCTGCGTCGAAATCCGCACCGTGCTCGGCTCCGCCCCGCGCGAGCCGGGCGCGCTGATGCTGGTGCGGGCGGACGGGATCGAAGGCACCATCGGCGGCGGCCAGCTCGAATTCGTCGCCATCGAACGGGCCCGCGCCCTGCTGGCAGTCTGGCACCGGCACGGTACCCCGCGCGATGACATCACCGAAACCCGCGCGCTCGGCCCGCATCTCGGCCAATGCTGCGGCGGGGTGGTGGTTCTGGCCTACCGCCCGTGGTTCGAAGCCGTGCTGCCGCCGCCGCACCCACGGTTTCACCTGCAACTGCATGGCGCGGGGCATGTCGGGCGCGCGCTGGTCCGCATCCTTGCCGCAATTCCCTGCACGATCGACTGGATCGACAGCCGTGTCGACGCCTTTCCGCCCGCGCAAGGCGACACCGTTGCACGGATCGAACCGCATATCACCGACGACCCGGTCGCCCGGGTCGGTCGCGCCCCGCCCCGCAGCCTGTTCCTGGTGATGACCCACAGTCACGCGCTGGACGCCGCGATCACCGGCACCGCCCTCGCACGCGGCGATGCCGGCTATGTCGGCCTGATCGGCTCGGCGACCAAGCGCGCCCGTTTCGAACATCGCTGGCGGCATCAGAGGCTTTCCGATGAGGCGATCGGGTCTCTGATCTGCCCGGTCGGCCTCCCCGGCATCGCGGGCAAACAACCCGAAATCCTCGCGGTCGCGATCGCGGCGCAACTGCTCAGCCATGCTCCCACACCCGATTCCGCGCGTAATCCCTCGATGCCGAGCACCTCGCACGCGTGCAGCGGCTGCGGGCCCGACCTGATCTGCCCGGCGCACGGGCATTGA
- the xdhB gene encoding xanthine dehydrogenase molybdopterin binding subunit, translating into MNRDVRTLRQPGFAGHIPLALGAAEAEAMAAGNRVGISPAHESAHLHVAGAAPYTDDIPELAGTLHAALGLSPVAAGTLLGIDRDALCAMPGVVAVFTAADIPGANDCGPVFHDDPVLAESDLRYLGQPIALIVATGRDLARRAAARIKDFLTIEPASPVLTAREAFARGDSLLPPTHLVRETAPGALDLALRTAPHRLDGPFSLGGQEQFYLEGQISYALPTENQGMRVHCSTQHPSEMQHLIAHVLGWRSHQVLVECRRMGGGFGGKESQSALFACAAALAAARLGQPVKLRLDRDDDFLITGRRHPFDYDYQVGFDDAGRILALDATLIANGGHSADLSSAVMTRALCHLDNAYYLPEVAIHGFIARTNTQSNTAFRGFGGPQGALLIEIIMDRIARTLGHDPLAVRRANLYGTHTRNVTPYGQTVEDNVIAPIIADLALSAAYDRRRADIAAFNRDNDVLKKGIALTPVKFGISFNVPHLNQAGALVHVYVDGSVLVNHGGTEMGQGLNTKVAQVVADALGIGFDAVRCSATDTSKVANTSATAASTGADLNGMAARDAALTIRNRLADFAAARHGGTPDAVKFINDQVIIGTTAMDFTALVRQAYEARVQLWSDGFYATPKVHWDPKALKGRPFYYFAYGAAVSEVIIDTLTGEFSLLRADILHDAGRSLNPAIDIGQIEGGFIQSMGWLTTEELVWHPATGRLLTHAPSTYKIPTANDCPDALHTRLFDNPNAEATIHRSKAVGEPPMLLAFSVLLAIRDAIAACGGTDADPPLRAPATPEAILDAIVAVQGGAP; encoded by the coding sequence ATGAACCGGGATGTCCGTACCCTGCGTCAGCCGGGATTTGCCGGCCATATCCCCCTCGCGCTCGGTGCGGCGGAAGCGGAAGCGATGGCGGCGGGCAATCGGGTCGGCATCAGTCCCGCCCATGAATCGGCCCATCTGCATGTCGCCGGGGCCGCGCCCTATACCGATGACATCCCCGAACTCGCCGGCACGCTGCATGCCGCACTCGGCCTGTCCCCGGTCGCGGCGGGAACATTGCTCGGAATCGATCGCGACGCCTTGTGCGCCATGCCCGGCGTGGTCGCGGTCTTCACCGCCGCGGACATTCCCGGAGCCAATGATTGCGGGCCGGTCTTCCATGACGACCCGGTGCTCGCCGAGAGCGATCTGCGTTATCTCGGCCAGCCGATCGCCCTGATCGTCGCGACCGGGCGCGACCTCGCACGGCGCGCGGCGGCGCGGATCAAGGACTTCCTGACCATCGAACCCGCCTCCCCGGTGCTGACCGCGCGGGAGGCCTTTGCGCGCGGGGATTCGCTGCTGCCGCCCACGCACCTCGTGCGCGAAACCGCGCCGGGCGCGCTGGATCTGGCCCTGCGAACCGCGCCCCATCGCCTCGATGGCCCGTTCAGCCTCGGCGGGCAGGAGCAATTCTATCTGGAGGGGCAGATTTCCTACGCGCTGCCGACCGAAAACCAGGGAATGCGGGTCCATTGCTCGACCCAGCACCCCAGCGAGATGCAGCATCTGATCGCGCATGTCCTCGGCTGGCGCAGCCATCAGGTGCTGGTCGAATGCCGGCGGATGGGCGGCGGGTTCGGCGGCAAGGAATCGCAATCCGCCCTGTTCGCCTGCGCTGCGGCACTCGCCGCGGCGCGGCTCGGTCAGCCGGTCAAGTTGCGGCTCGACCGCGACGATGATTTCCTGATCACCGGCCGCCGCCATCCGTTCGACTACGACTATCAGGTGGGGTTCGACGATGCCGGGCGCATCCTCGCGCTCGATGCCACGCTGATCGCCAATGGCGGCCACTCCGCCGATCTGTCGAGTGCGGTCATGACCCGCGCGCTCTGCCATCTCGACAATGCCTATTATTTGCCGGAAGTCGCGATCCACGGCTTCATCGCGCGGACCAACACCCAGAGCAACACCGCATTCCGTGGCTTCGGCGGCCCGCAGGGAGCGCTGCTGATCGAGATCATCATGGACCGGATCGCACGCACTCTCGGCCACGATCCGCTCGCGGTGCGCCGCGCCAATCTCTACGGCACCCACACCCGCAACGTCACACCCTACGGCCAGACGGTCGAGGACAACGTGATCGCCCCGATCATCGCCGATCTCGCCCTTAGCGCGGCATACGACCGGCGGCGTGCTGACATCGCAGCGTTCAACCGCGACAATGACGTGCTGAAAAAAGGCATCGCCCTGACCCCGGTGAAATTCGGCATCTCGTTCAACGTGCCGCATCTCAATCAGGCCGGCGCGCTCGTCCATGTCTATGTCGATGGCAGCGTGCTGGTGAACCATGGCGGCACCGAGATGGGTCAGGGTTTGAACACCAAGGTGGCGCAGGTCGTGGCCGATGCGCTCGGCATCGGCTTCGACGCGGTGCGGTGCAGCGCGACCGATACCTCGAAAGTCGCCAACACCTCGGCCACCGCGGCTTCGACCGGGGCCGATCTCAACGGCATGGCGGCGCGCGACGCGGCATTGACCATCCGCAACCGGCTCGCGGACTTCGCCGCCGCGCGCCATGGCGGCACGCCGGACGCCGTGAAATTCATCAACGATCAGGTGATCATCGGCACCACGGCGATGGACTTCACCGCACTGGTCCGCCAGGCCTATGAAGCGCGGGTCCAGCTCTGGAGCGACGGGTTCTACGCCACGCCGAAAGTGCACTGGGACCCCAAGGCGCTGAAAGGCCGCCCGTTTTATTATTTCGCCTACGGTGCGGCGGTCAGCGAGGTGATCATCGACACGCTGACCGGCGAGTTTTCGCTGCTGCGCGCCGATATCCTGCACGATGCCGGGCGCTCGCTGAACCCCGCGATCGATATCGGCCAGATCGAGGGCGGGTTCATCCAGAGCATGGGCTGGCTGACCACCGAGGAGCTGGTCTGGCACCCGGCGACGGGCCGCCTGCTGACCCATGCGCCGAGCACCTATAAAATCCCGACCGCGAACGACTGCCCGGATGCGCTGCACACGCGGCTGTTCGACAATCCAAATGCCGAGGCGACCATCCATCGCTCGAAAGCGGTGGGCGAACCGCCGATGCTGCTGGCATTCTCGGTCCTGCTCGCGATCAGGGATGCAATCGCGGCCTGCGGCGGCACCGACGCCGATCCGCCATTGCGCGCCCCGGCGACCCCGGAGGCGATCCTCGATGCGATCGTCGCAGTTCAGGGCGGCGCGCCGTGA
- the xdhA gene encoding xanthine dehydrogenase small subunit has protein sequence MMQQRIKFHFDGRIVAVDDQPITRTVLEWLRASAHRTGTKEGCAEGDCGACTVIVAERAGPDAPSSAMRTSGIRAGGLILRPINACIRFLPTLHGKALLTVEDLSRMTSAPLHPVQQAMVDCHASQCGFCTPGFVMSLFALYVNHMTAGTRPDRAALADGLAGNLCRCTGYRPILDAGERMFTLPPALLDTAPIEASLDRIAAETPEIFTYAASGTPTVATGPSRIDHFTAPRTVAALATLYARTPGSRLLAGATDIGLWVNKQFRDVGDLLYLGDVADLRMIEHDGDTLRIGAGVPLEDAWGALIALIPDVREMAVRFAGPPVRHAGTMGGNIANGSPIGDTAPVLMALDARLILQHDEETRSLPLSTFYHDYMRNDLAPGEFLRAIEIPLPAPGTLIRAYKVSKRFDCDISALSCGLAVVLEGGTVRHIRIAFGGMAATVRRARKTEAILQDAPWSEESVRAAMAALEQEFAPLSDLRASSAYRMRAARNLLWRFWLETRPERSRPPSATRVRQFTLAGAA, from the coding sequence ATGATGCAGCAGCGTATCAAATTCCATTTCGACGGCCGCATCGTCGCGGTCGATGATCAGCCGATCACCCGCACCGTGCTGGAATGGCTCCGCGCCTCCGCCCACCGGACCGGCACCAAGGAAGGTTGCGCCGAAGGGGATTGCGGTGCCTGCACCGTCATCGTGGCGGAACGCGCCGGGCCGGATGCCCCATCTTCAGCTATGCGGACATCCGGCATTCGGGCCGGTGGCCTGATCCTGCGCCCGATCAACGCCTGCATCCGCTTCCTGCCGACCCTGCACGGCAAGGCGCTGCTGACCGTCGAGGATCTTAGCCGCATGACCAGCGCGCCGCTCCACCCGGTCCAGCAGGCGATGGTCGATTGCCACGCGTCGCAATGCGGCTTCTGCACGCCGGGCTTCGTGATGTCGCTGTTCGCGCTCTACGTGAACCACATGACGGCGGGCACCAGGCCGGACCGTGCCGCGCTGGCCGATGGGCTCGCCGGAAATCTCTGTCGCTGTACCGGCTACCGCCCGATCCTCGATGCCGGCGAGCGCATGTTCACCCTGCCCCCTGCCCTGCTCGATACCGCCCCCATCGAAGCGTCTCTCGACCGGATCGCGGCGGAAACGCCGGAGATCTTCACCTATGCGGCCTCCGGCACCCCGACCGTCGCGACCGGACCCTCTCGCATCGACCATTTCACCGCACCCCGCACCGTCGCCGCCCTCGCCACGCTCTATGCCCGAACCCCCGGATCGCGCCTGCTGGCCGGTGCCACGGATATCGGGCTGTGGGTCAACAAGCAGTTCCGCGATGTCGGCGATCTGCTCTATCTCGGCGATGTCGCGGACCTGCGCATGATCGAACACGATGGCGACACGCTGCGGATCGGCGCCGGCGTGCCGCTCGAAGATGCCTGGGGCGCACTGATCGCGCTGATCCCGGACGTCAGGGAAATGGCGGTGCGGTTTGCCGGCCCGCCGGTGCGCCACGCCGGAACCATGGGCGGCAACATCGCCAACGGCTCGCCGATCGGCGATACCGCGCCGGTGCTCATGGCGCTCGATGCACGCCTGATCCTCCAGCACGACGAGGAAACCCGGTCGCTCCCGTTGAGCACGTTCTATCACGACTACATGCGCAACGATCTCGCCCCCGGCGAGTTTCTCCGCGCGATCGAAATTCCGCTCCCCGCCCCCGGCACGCTGATCCGCGCCTATAAAGTATCGAAGCGGTTCGATTGCGATATCTCCGCCCTCAGCTGCGGTCTCGCCGTGGTGCTGGAAGGCGGCACCGTCCGCCACATCCGCATCGCATTCGGTGGCATGGCAGCCACGGTCCGGCGTGCCCGGAAGACCGAGGCGATCCTTCAGGATGCGCCATGGTCCGAGGAAAGTGTTCGCGCCGCCATGGCGGCGCTGGAACAGGAGTTCGCACCCCTATCCGATCTGCGGGCATCGAGCGCCTACCGCATGCGCGCGGCGCGCAATCTGCTCTGGCGCTTCTGGCTGGAAACTCGGCCCGAGCGAAGCAGGCCCCCGTCGGCCACCCGCGTGCGGCAGTTCACCCTGGCAGGTGCGGCATGA
- the gcl gene encoding glyoxylate carboligase, which yields MARMRAIEAAVRVLRREGVDTAFGVPGAAINPLYAALKADGGIRHILARHVEGASHMADGYSRAAPGNIGICIGTSGPAGTDMITGLYAAQADSIPILCITGQAPRAKLFKEDFQAVDIETIAKAVTKWAVCVREPALVPMVFQQAFHIMRSGRPGPVLIDLPIDVQMAEIEFDDETYEPLPVHRPAASRRQAEKAIAMLNASQRPLIVAGGGIINADAANRLVEFAELTGVPVIPTLMGWGTIPDDHPLMAGMVGLQTSHRYGNANFLESDFVLGIGNRWANRHTGSVETYTKGRKFVHVDIEPTQIGRVFGPDFGIVSDAGAALDQFIAVARDLKAQGKLPDRTDWAGDCAHRKSVMLRKSHFDQVPLKPQRVYQEMNEILPRDTCYVTTIGLSQIAGAQFLRVYQPRNWINCGQAGPLGWTLPAALGVRAALPDKTIVALSGDYDFQFMLEELAVGAQHKLPYLHVVVNNSYLGLIRQAQRGFQMDFEVSLAFDNINAGPDQDDVRGYGVDHVAVAEGLGCKAIRVKSPNEFKDAFARAHALMDEFKVPVVLEFILERVTNIAMGTEVDAVNEFEEILCLDPNLSLRSSQEMGRTDPRPLETTAKS from the coding sequence ATGGCAAGAATGAGAGCGATCGAGGCGGCGGTGCGTGTGCTGCGGCGCGAGGGGGTCGATACCGCGTTCGGCGTACCCGGTGCGGCGATCAACCCGCTTTATGCGGCATTGAAGGCGGATGGCGGCATCCGCCACATCCTCGCCCGCCATGTCGAGGGCGCGTCGCACATGGCCGATGGCTATTCGCGGGCCGCACCCGGCAATATCGGCATCTGCATCGGTACGTCGGGTCCGGCGGGAACCGACATGATCACCGGGCTGTACGCGGCGCAGGCGGATTCCATCCCGATTCTGTGCATCACCGGCCAGGCGCCCCGAGCCAAGCTGTTCAAGGAGGATTTCCAGGCGGTCGATATCGAGACCATCGCCAAGGCGGTGACGAAATGGGCGGTCTGCGTGCGGGAACCGGCGCTGGTGCCGATGGTGTTCCAGCAGGCCTTCCACATCATGCGCTCGGGCCGGCCCGGACCCGTGCTGATCGACCTGCCGATCGACGTGCAGATGGCCGAGATCGAATTCGATGACGAGACCTACGAGCCTCTGCCGGTCCACCGTCCGGCGGCCTCGCGGCGGCAGGCGGAAAAGGCGATCGCGATGCTCAACGCATCCCAGCGTCCGCTGATCGTCGCAGGGGGCGGGATCATCAATGCCGATGCCGCGAACCGGCTGGTGGAATTCGCCGAACTCACCGGTGTTCCGGTGATCCCGACGCTGATGGGCTGGGGCACGATCCCAGACGATCATCCGCTGATGGCCGGCATGGTCGGGCTGCAGACCTCGCACCGCTACGGCAATGCCAATTTCCTTGAGTCCGATTTCGTCCTCGGCATCGGCAACCGCTGGGCCAACCGCCATACCGGCTCGGTCGAAACCTACACCAAGGGGCGGAAATTCGTCCATGTCGATATCGAGCCGACCCAGATCGGCCGGGTGTTCGGCCCGGATTTCGGCATCGTGTCCGATGCCGGGGCGGCGCTGGACCAGTTCATCGCGGTGGCGCGCGATCTGAAGGCGCAGGGCAAGCTGCCGGACCGCACGGACTGGGCCGGTGATTGCGCGCACCGCAAATCGGTCATGCTGCGCAAATCGCATTTCGATCAGGTGCCGCTCAAGCCGCAGCGGGTCTATCAGGAGATGAATGAGATTCTGCCGCGAGATACCTGTTATGTCACCACGATCGGCCTGTCGCAGATTGCCGGGGCGCAGTTCCTGCGGGTGTATCAGCCGCGCAACTGGATCAATTGCGGTCAGGCCGGCCCGCTCGGCTGGACCCTGCCTGCGGCGCTCGGCGTGCGCGCCGCCCTGCCGGACAAGACCATCGTGGCCCTCTCCGGCGATTACGATTTCCAGTTCATGCTGGAGGAACTCGCGGTGGGCGCGCAGCACAAGCTGCCCTATCTGCATGTCGTGGTGAACAATTCCTATCTCGGCCTGATCCGTCAGGCGCAACGCGGCTTCCAGATGGATTTCGAGGTGAGCCTCGCCTTCGACAACATCAATGCCGGTCCCGATCAGGACGATGTGCGGGGCTACGGTGTCGATCACGTCGCGGTGGCCGAAGGGCTCGGCTGCAAGGCGATACGGGTGAAAAGCCCCAACGAGTTCAAGGACGCCTTCGCCCGCGCCCATGCGCTGATGGACGAGTTCAAGGTGCCGGTGGTGCTCGAATTCATCCTCGAACGGGTCACCAACATCGCGATGGGTACCGAGGTGGATGCGGTCAACGAGTTCGAGGAAATCCTCTGCCTCGATCCCAATCTGTCGCTGCGTTCGAGCCAGGAGATGGGGCGGACCGACCCGAGACCGCTCGAAACCACCGCAAAATCCTGA
- the hyi gene encoding hydroxypyruvate isomerase gives MPRFAANLTMLFTELPFLDRFAAARKAGFDAVEFLFPYAFGKDALKSALTDNGLSLILHNLPAGNWEGGERGIACDPARRDEFRAGVARAIDYATALGCPKVNCLAGIVATESADIARATLIENLKFAAAELDKAGLMLLLEPVNTRDIPGFFVNRSAQALAIIADVGAPNLRLQYDIYHSQVMEGDLARSIETHFARIGHLQLADNPGRHEPGTGEINYAYLFRRIDELGYDGWIGCEYKPATTTEAGLGWIDLYRKEHGA, from the coding sequence ATGCCCCGCTTTGCCGCCAATCTGACCATGTTGTTCACCGAACTACCCTTCCTCGACCGGTTCGCCGCCGCGCGCAAAGCGGGATTCGATGCCGTGGAGTTTCTGTTCCCCTATGCCTTCGGCAAGGACGCACTGAAATCGGCGCTCACCGATAACGGTCTCAGCCTGATCCTGCACAATCTTCCGGCGGGCAACTGGGAAGGCGGCGAGCGCGGCATTGCTTGCGATCCCGCGCGGCGCGACGAATTCCGCGCCGGGGTCGCGCGGGCGATCGACTACGCCACGGCACTCGGCTGCCCCAAGGTCAATTGCCTGGCGGGGATCGTGGCAACGGAGAGCGCCGACATCGCCCGCGCCACCCTGATCGAGAACCTGAAATTCGCGGCTGCCGAACTCGACAAAGCCGGCCTGATGCTTCTGCTGGAGCCGGTCAACACGCGCGATATTCCGGGGTTTTTCGTCAATCGCAGCGCGCAGGCGCTCGCGATCATCGCGGATGTCGGCGCGCCGAACCTGCGCCTCCAATACGACATCTATCATTCGCAGGTGATGGAGGGCGATCTCGCCCGCAGCATCGAGACCCATTTCGCCCGGATCGGCCATCTGCAACTCGCCGACAATCCCGGCCGCCACGAGCCCGGCACCGGCGAAATCAACTACGCCTATCTGTTTCGCCGGATCGACGAGCTGGGTTACGATGGCTGGATCGGCTGCGAATACAAGCCCGCCACCACGACCGAAGCGGGTCTCGGCTGGATCGACCTTTATCGCAAGGAGCATGGCGCGTGA
- a CDS encoding 2-hydroxy-3-oxopropionate reductase: MSKIGFIGLGIMGKPMAEHLLAAGHELHVLKSSRQSAALIAKGAKPCDDAKALAAAAEIIITMVPDTPDVETVLFGDSGVAAGLAPGKIVVDMSSISPIETKAFAKRINDLGCDYLDAPVSGGEVGAKAASLTIMVGGPEKTFETVRPIFEKMGRNITLVGGNGDGQTTKVANQIIVALTIEAVGEALVFASKAGADPARVRAALMGGFANSRVLEVHGERMIARNVTPGFRIELHQKDLNLALSGARALGVSLPNTATCQELFNAASAAGGAAWDHSGMVRVLERLANHEIGAV, from the coding sequence GTGAGTAAAATCGGGTTCATCGGCCTCGGCATCATGGGTAAACCGATGGCGGAGCATCTGCTCGCCGCCGGCCATGAACTGCATGTTCTCAAATCCAGCCGCCAAAGCGCCGCGCTGATCGCGAAAGGGGCGAAACCCTGCGACGACGCCAAAGCGCTCGCCGCCGCAGCGGAGATCATCATCACCATGGTCCCCGACACGCCCGATGTCGAAACCGTGCTGTTCGGCGATTCCGGCGTGGCCGCCGGGCTCGCTCCGGGCAAGATCGTGGTCGATATGAGCTCGATTTCGCCGATCGAGACCAAGGCATTCGCAAAACGAATCAACGACCTTGGGTGCGACTACCTCGATGCGCCGGTCTCCGGCGGCGAGGTCGGGGCCAAGGCGGCGAGCCTGACCATCATGGTCGGCGGCCCGGAAAAGACCTTCGAGACGGTGCGGCCGATTTTCGAAAAAATGGGCAGGAACATCACCTTGGTCGGCGGCAATGGCGATGGCCAGACCACCAAGGTCGCCAATCAGATCATCGTCGCCCTGACCATCGAGGCGGTGGGTGAGGCGCTGGTGTTCGCGTCCAAGGCGGGGGCCGATCCGGCGCGGGTGCGCGCGGCGCTGATGGGCGGCTTTGCCAATTCGCGGGTGCTGGAGGTTCATGGCGAACGCATGATCGCCCGCAACGTCACGCCGGGATTCCGGATCGAATTGCACCAGAAGGACCTCAACCTCGCTTTGTCCGGCGCGCGCGCACTCGGGGTCAGCCTGCCGAATACCGCGACGTGCCAGGAGTTGTTCAACGCGGCGAGCGCCGCCGGTGGTGCGGCATGGGATCATTCCGGCATGGTCCGGGTGCTCGAACGCCTCGCCAATCACGAGATCGGCGCGGTCTGA